A section of the Phaseolus vulgaris cultivar G19833 chromosome 8, P. vulgaris v2.0, whole genome shotgun sequence genome encodes:
- the LOC137826157 gene encoding uncharacterized protein, whose protein sequence is MASLRLIASQIGNDPFPVPWDNTFFQINTELPLMIYNTDLSEFISGNQELNISIIQFFMMFLHRVCITEGKENMYGFVDPAYTNPVGPNSTETQAYITNILEKEGKQIYLCPYINEHHWQLLVLSMVDKTAVWFCSLHKKMPTKFKDIIDT, encoded by the exons atggcttccctacgtctcattgctagtcagattggcaatgatccttttccagttccgtgggataatacattttttcaaatcaacactgaactgccactgatgatttacaacacagatttatcagaatttatatctgggaaccaggagctcaatataagtataattcaattttttatgat gtttttgcatagagtctgtatcactgaggggaaggaaaatatgtatggattcgtagatcctgcatatactaatcccgttggaccaaactcaactgagactcaagcatacatcactaacatcctggaaaaagagggaaaacaaatttatttatgcccttacattaatga gcatcattggcagttacttgtcttatcaatggttgataagactgctgtgtggttctgttccctacacaagaagatgcccacaaaatttaaggatatcattgatacgtaa
- the LOC137825350 gene encoding uncharacterized mitochondrial protein AtMg00820-like, producing the protein MQEELSMIEKNKTWELVDRPPNRKIIGVRWVFRTKLSLGGSIIKFKARLVVKGYAQVFGVDYSETFVPVVRLDTVRLLFALAAQRSWKVYHLDVKFAFLNGDLQEEIFVEYLKAL; encoded by the coding sequence ATGCAGGAGGAGCTTTCTatgattgagaaaaataaaacctgGGAATTGGTTGATCGACCTCCAAACAGAAAAATAATTGGAGTGAGATGGGTTTTCAGAACCAAGCTAAGTCTTGGTGGTTCTATCATCAAATTCAAAGCAAGACTTGTTGTGAAAGGATATGCACAAGTTTTTGGTGTTGATTATTCAGAGACATTTGTACCTGTTGTCAGGCTTGACACTGTAAGATTGTTGTTTGCTCTTGCTGCTCAAAGGAGCTGGAAAGTATACCATTTGGATGTTAAATTTGCATTCTTAAATGGAGATTTGCAAGAAGAAATTTTTGTTGAATACCTGAAGGCTTTGTGA
- the LOC137825351 gene encoding uncharacterized mitochondrial protein AtMg00810-like, whose amino-acid sequence MEKVFEMTDLGLMSYFLGIEIKQNQDEVSLSQRKYAKEILKKFLMENCKAVNTPMNQKEKLIKDDGSDKVNESEFRSLIGCLMYLTTTRPNILNDVSILSRFMHCPNETHMKAAKRVIRYIKGTWNFGVKFLKQKEMKMIGFSDSD is encoded by the coding sequence ATGGAAAAGGTCTTCGAAATGACAGATCTTGGTCTGATGTCATATTTTCTTGGCATTGAGATCAAACAGAATCAAGATGAAGTTTCCTTaagtcaaagaaaatatgcaaaGGAGATACTCAAGAAATTTCTGATGGAAAATTGCAAAGCTGTGAACACTCCCATGAATCAAAAGGAGAAGTTAATCAAAGATGATGGTTCTGACAAGGTTAATGAATCTGAGTTTAGAAGTTTGATAGGTTGTCTGATGTACTTAACAACAACCAGACCTAACATCCTAAATGATGTGAGTATTCTTTCAAGGTTCATGCATTGTCCAAACGAAACACATATGAAAGCTGCAAAAAGAGTTATCAGATACATCAAAGGAACTTGGAATTTTGGTGTGAAGTTTCTGAAGCAAAAAGAAATGAAGATGATTGGTTTCTCTGACAGTGACTGA
- the LOC137825796 gene encoding 4-hydroxyphenylpyruvate dioxygenase, which yields MYNNMLNEACRHRNHTVHQHHPSTLIQRTYLSSFHLHLILLLMDLSLPYAISLYIMWLQSPTTPFSSLHLLLQYHSTTCHSLPTSSPTTTAITQEPISNTMGNQTELQSPFKLVGFKNFVRTNSESDRFQVNRFHHIEFWCTDATNAASRFSWGLGMPIVAKSDLSTGNLIHASYLLRSGDLSFLFSAPYAPSISAGAASTAAIPSFDAAACLSFAAKHGFGVRAIALEVADAEAAFRASVAHGAEPVSPPALLDGRTGFAEVRLYGDVVLRYVSYKDASHASEANPSRWFLPGFEASAEAFRELDYGIRRLDHAVGNVPELAPAVNYLKSFTGFHEFAEFTAEDVGTSESGLNSVVMANNSETVLLPLNEPVYGTKRRSQIETYLEHNEGAGVQHLALVSNDIFTTLREMRNRSFIGGFEFMPSPPPTYYANLHKRAGDVLTVDQIKQCEELGILVDRDDQGTLLQIFTRPVGDRPTLFIEIIERVGCMVEDEEGKVYQKGACGGFGKGNFSELFKSIEEYEKTLLEGRTTSS from the exons atgtATAATAATATGCTAAATGAAGCGTGTCGTCATCGTAACCATACAGTGCATCAGCACCATCCTTCCACGTTGATTCAACGAACGTATCTatcttcatttcatcttcatctCATCCTCCTCCTCATGGACCTATCTCTACCATACGCAATCTCTCTCTATATAATGTGGTTACAATCTCCTACTACACCCTTCTCCTctctccacctcctcctccaataCCATTCCACCACGTGTCACTCTCTTCCAACTTCCTCCCCTACCACAACTGCCATCACACAGGAACCAATTTCGAACACCATGGGTAACCAAACTGAACTTCAATCACCTTTCAAGCTCGTTGGATTCAAAAACTTCGTCAGAACCAACTCTGAATCGGATCGCTTCCAGGTCAATCGTTTCCACCACATCGAGTTCTGGTGCACTGATGCCACCAACGCCGCCTCCCGCTTCTCGTGGGGACTCGGAATGCCAATCGTCGCAAAATCGGACTTGTCCACCGGAAACCTAATCCACGCCTCCTATCTCCTCCGCTCCGGCGACCTCTCTTTTCTATTCTCCGCTCCTTACGCTCCATCCATCTCCGCCGGCGCCGCCTCCACCGCCGCCATTCCATCCTTCGACGCCGCCGCCTGCCTCTCCTTCGCCGCCAAGCACGGTTTCGGCGTGCGCGCCATCGCCTTGGAAGTCGCCGACGCGGAAGCCGCTTTCCGTGCCAGCGTCGCGCATGGCGCCGAGCCCGTGTCTCCGCCGGCGCTCCTCGACGGCCGCACCGGATTCGCCGAGGTGCGCCTCTACGGGGACGTCGTGCTGCGCTACGTCAGCTACAAGGACGCGTCGCACGCGTCCGAGGCTAATCCCTCGCGGTGGTTCCTGCCGGGATTTGAGGCTTCCGCAGAGGCTTTCCGGGAGCTGGACTACGGGATCCGGCGGCTGGACCACGCCGTTGGGAACGTGCCGGAGCTGGCGCCGGCAGTGAACTACTTGAAAAGCTTCACCGGATTCCATGAGTTCGCGGAGTTCACCGCGGAGGACGTTGGAACGAGCGAGAGCGGGTTGAACTCGGTGGTTATGGCGAACAACTCGGAGACGGTGCTGCTGCCACTGAACGAACCGGTTTACGGAACAAAAAGGAGGAGCCAGATTGAAACGTATCTGGAACACAACGAAGGTGCTGGTGTGCAGCACCTTGCTCTTGTTTCTAACGATATTTTCACAACTCTGAGGGAAATGAGAAACCGAAGTTTCATTGGTGGCTTTGAGTTCATGCCTTCTCCTCCTCCAACCTATTATGCCAACCTTCACAAGCGTGCCGGTGACGTCTTGACCGTTGACCAGATTAAGCAGTGTGAGGAGCTTGGGATTCTTGTTGACAGAGACGATCAGGGCACTCTGCTTCAGATTTTCACTAGGCCCGTTGGGGACAG ACCAACTCTATTTATAGAGATAATTGAGAGGGTTGGATGCATGGTGGAGGATGAGGAAGGGAAGGTGTACCAGAAGGGCGCGTGTGGGGGTTTTGGAAAAGGCAACTTTTCTGAGCTTTTCAAATCCATTGAAGAATATGAGAAGACTTTGTTAGAAGGCAGAACAACATCCTCATAG